A genomic region of Chitinimonas arctica contains the following coding sequences:
- a CDS encoding type II asparaginase, whose product MMFSPFSRKLVLAGLTALALGAHAADKPNVVILATGGTIAGAGAGTVNSASYQSAKVPVDKLIVSVPELGNVASVRGEQVFQIASESFTNAHLLQLGKRISALAKQKDVDGIVVTHGTDTLEETAFFLNLTVHTDKPIVLVGSMRPGTAMSADGSLNLYNAVVVAGSADAQGKGVLVAMNDQIDAGRDVSKSINIKTNAFASQWGPLGMVVEGRNYWFRAPVKRHTSNSEFDIDKLDRLAEVEIVYGYGNVAAANAQVLAERGVQAIIHAGTGNGSVADRVVPVLQGLRAKGVQIVRAAHVPAGFVLRNAEQPDDKYDWVVAHDLNPQKARILAAVALSQPGDSKNLQRVFWEY is encoded by the coding sequence ATGATGTTCAGCCCATTCAGCCGCAAGCTGGTCCTTGCCGGTCTGACCGCCCTCGCGCTCGGCGCCCACGCCGCCGACAAACCGAATGTCGTCATCCTCGCCACCGGCGGCACCATCGCCGGCGCCGGAGCCGGTACCGTCAACAGCGCCAGCTACCAATCGGCCAAGGTCCCGGTCGATAAACTGATCGTGAGCGTGCCTGAGCTCGGCAATGTCGCCAGCGTGCGCGGCGAGCAGGTCTTCCAGATCGCTTCCGAAAGCTTTACCAATGCCCACCTGCTTCAACTGGGCAAGCGCATCTCCGCGCTGGCCAAGCAGAAGGATGTGGATGGCATCGTCGTGACCCACGGCACCGACACGCTGGAAGAGACGGCCTTCTTTCTCAATTTGACCGTGCATACCGACAAACCCATCGTGCTGGTCGGCTCGATGCGGCCTGGTACCGCCATGTCGGCCGACGGCAGCCTCAATCTCTACAACGCCGTGGTAGTGGCCGGCAGTGCCGACGCCCAGGGCAAAGGCGTACTGGTCGCCATGAACGACCAGATCGACGCCGGCCGCGATGTCAGCAAGTCCATCAATATCAAGACCAATGCCTTTGCCAGCCAATGGGGGCCTTTGGGGATGGTCGTGGAGGGGCGCAATTACTGGTTCCGCGCCCCGGTCAAACGCCATACCTCGAACAGCGAATTCGATATCGACAAGCTAGACCGCCTGGCCGAGGTTGAAATCGTCTACGGCTATGGCAATGTCGCCGCCGCCAATGCGCAAGTGTTGGCCGAACGGGGCGTGCAAGCCATCATCCACGCCGGCACCGGCAATGGTTCGGTAGCCGACCGGGTGGTGCCTGTACTGCAAGGCTTGCGTGCCAAGGGGGTACAAATTGTCCGGGCCGCCCATGTGCCGGCAGGGTTCGTGCTGCGCAATGCCGAACAACCCGACGACAAGTACGACTGGGTGGTAGCTCACGACCTCAATCCGCAGAAGGCTCGCATCCTTGCCGCCGTGGCGCTGAGCCAGCCCGGCGATAGCAAGAATCTGCAGCGGGTGTTCTGGGAATACTAA